DNA from Papio anubis isolate 15944 chromosome 1, Panubis1.0, whole genome shotgun sequence:
CAACCCCTTCCTTCAGAACACTTGCAGCTTCCTTCATCCCCGCTGCTCCGGATCCCCTTCTGCAGACCCACTGTCCCATACTGAAGAACACACATGGGTCAGGAGCCGGAGCCAGGTCCAGAACGGTGGATCTGGAGAGGTGAGGGTCCCAGCCTGTGGCCCTGTGGGGAGCCCTCAGGCTCCTCTCTGGCCACCATCCTCTGACCTCCCTCCTCAGCAGGACAGGGTTCTGGCTTCTCTGAGGGAGAGGTTCTGTGGCAAgccaggtctcactaacacaggcctccataacaactgGCTCAGTACTgactgagtggttaagttaaatattcaAAGCTAAAAAAACCCAGTACCTGCCTCTATgcaaggctggaatgtaacaaaagctGCCGGGGCTGCTTAGGCCTTTCCTGGAccttaaagcatgacaaaataacaaaggaattTTTAACAGGAtccatttaggattaaacaagttttattgggggtctgaaggaactccccacACCTCCGTGAGGTAGCAGGAGACAAGGTAAGGGTAATCACCCCgggcacctggacccatttagataaAGTAAATAGACTGAGGCTCCAGAGTAAGGTCTCAGGACCCAGaacttagttatagattaaagAAGTCAATCACTTATATCTTTAGATGATGCACACTCACTTGTAggcatatagcttagaaggtgtatatgctctggaaaactttgtaattttgagttggtctggtggtAATGTCCAGATCTTCTCCCTGTAACCAGTTGCAGAAATAAaacctctcttcctctccaggTGATCTGCATCTGGTTATTGGGGCTGGAGAAATAGCAGCCTGACCCTCAGTTTGGTCCCGGAAGTTCTTCCACCCTCCCTCGCCTGCCCTCCGTGGCCACTGCACtcactgctgctgttgctgttttgGTCTATGTGAGGTTCACCTAGTGGACTGGCTGGACATTTCCAGGGGACACCTCAGATACCTCACCAGCTTGCTGGGTCTGATCCTTTAGTTTAGATTCATAAATTGTGCCAAAATACGAAGTGGCTACTTTACATAGTTACGTAGTCAGATGACCAAGGACTCATTACCCGAGGGCCCCTAACAGAAAACACAGACCACATTTCCTTTACTCTGACCCATTTCTTGGGGGTCCTTCCCATACCACTGACACCGTTCCTGTGTAGGCGGGGCTAGAGGGGAGACAAAGCCCTCGGGTAGCTTTCGAATCAGAGGAAGTCCTGCTCTTACAGTGACGGGCTGAATTAAATTCCCAGGTTGGGGCCACCACCTTTTAGTCTGATCCCTGCAGCCCGGGTCTCCCAGAGCCCGCGGGAACTGGGCAGCGGAGAAGGCTGAGGGATTCCGCgggcagggaggagaagggagaagagctTTTTGCTTCTTTAGGATCTGGCTGGTGTTTCAAGCGCACGGCCAAGTCGCTGTGGACTTAGCAAGGGCTGGATGGACTCGTGGAGCCTCAGGGCGGGTTGGGGAAGCTGGCGAGGGTGATCCCGGCCTTCGGCTTCTGGGCGCCCTGACGCTCCGGGAACCCTCGGGGCTGGGAGGCGGGCGTGGGTGTGCGATTCAGCCCAGGCGCCCTCTCGGGAGAACTTCAGAATCTGGCGTTTTGCAGGGGCGTGTGGGGCCGAGGGGCGGGGTCGCAGCAAGGCCTCTCCCCCCCCTGGGCCTCGCATAAAGTCTGAGCCCCGCTCCTCTGAGGCTGTCTGCAGAATCCGCACCAACAGGCACCATGCCCATGATCCTGGGGTACTGGGACATCCGAGGGGTGAGCGAGGGTCCGCTGGACGGTGGGACGAGGGCTGTGGAGAAGGGAAGTGGAGGAGGGAAGTGTGGAGCAGCTGAGGGACGGGCTCTAGAGACCGTTCCTCTTCAGGGCGGTCGCCCTCAGAAGGGCCTGTGCGTGacgctgtgtgtgtgtttggcggTGGGGGCGGGTAGAGGAGGCGACAGGTAAGTGCAGTGTAGACTGGGGGCTCGACTGGTGCAGAGAAAGTCACCAAGTCCAGGGACCCGCCATCTCTGACCCGGCGAGACTGCATGCGGGCCCATCTCTCCCAGCTGGCCCACTTATCCGCCTGCTCTGGAATACAGGCTCAAGCTACAGGGAAAAGAAGTACCGGATGGGGCACGGTAATGGCACCTTGGTGTCCGGGCCCTGCCCACTCCCCTGAGTTGGCGCAGCAACccatggtggtggccacctgtggCTGCCTCTGCAGGCCTCTCCTGGGCTGCAGGCTGTCCTTCCCTGAGCCCACGTGggagccctctgtccttgcaagGCAGAATGCTGGGGCGGGATGCTGGGCCCCCTGTCTGGATAACTGGGATGGGTGTCCTCAGACTTTTACAACCCTGACTGTAGTAGGTGGTCCAGAGTCCTTGCAGGGATTCTTTCTCCACTTATCCCTGGGATGTGGGACAGTGGTCAGATTCTAGGTCCACCTGTCTCCAGAGTCCTCTTGCCACTGGCTCCTTGGGAGGGTCGGGAAGGAGGGCTGGGCTCTGGGGAAATTTTGTTTCACTTCATCTTCCCACCACAGCTCCTGACTATGACAGAAGCCAGTGGCTGAATGAAAAATTCAAGCTGGGCCTGGACTTTCCCAATGTAGCAGGTGCGGGGAAGGCGGTTTTGGGGGCAAGTGCAACGTGTCTCCTGACACATCTTCTCTCACAGCTTAGAGGGTTAGGATCAGGTCTTCTGCCCAATTCCCTCACTCCTGGCTGTCTACACAGCCCTTCCATGATGTTCTGTGTCCAAGCTCATTCGTCCATATGACAGTATTTCTATCTCAGGCCTGTCATGAGCAGGCACAGTGAGTGCCGGGTCTCCTCTCTGCCCTTGCTTATGGGAAGGTGTTCCTGGGGGGCCTGGTGGCCCAACTGAGCTTCCCCGATTTCCCATTCATCCAGCTGCCCTACTTGATTGATGGGACTCACAAGATCACCCAGAGCAACGCCATCCTGCGCTACATTGCCCGCAAGCACAACCTGTGTGAGTGTGGTTGGCTGCAGTGTGTGGGGGGAAGGTAGCCTCCTCCTTGGGTGGATTGGGGTGCGATGCTCAGAGTGAGTGTGTTTTGTGGGTGGCAGGtggggagacagaagaggagaagattCTTGTGGACATTTTGGAGAACCAGCTTATGGACAGCCGCATGGAGATGGTCAGACTCTGCTTTGACCCAAATTTTGTGAGTCCTGCACCCCACTCCCAGTCACCCCTTTCCCTGGCTTCTGGCCCAGACCAGAGAAGGACTCACAAAGTCAGGCCTGTAGTGGACCCTGGCCTGCTGATTGGAAACGTCTATAGCCTGGTTCTACAAAATATCCACATGAATCATCTCCTCTTCTGAAGATTCGTGTGGACATTTTGGAGAACCAGATCATGGACAACCGGATGCAACTGGTCATGATCTGCTACAACCCAGAATTTGTGAGTCTCCCCAGTGATCTGCACCTGGCAGAGTTTGGATTTGGGGCCAGGACTCTTGCATTCCTGCACACACTGGTCTTTCCTTAAGTCCTTGGTACCACTCATCCTCCAAGTGATTTCCCATACTATCAACAGTTATTCTCACGACTCCAATGTCAACAAAAGCAGAGGCAATTCCCAGCAATCTTAGGACATGATCCAGGCACCCCAGGGTAGAAATTCAATTCCTAGATGGTAAAGTTTGTGTTCAGAATCTCCTTCATCACCTCTGGCCTCTGTCATGGGTCATTTCTGTCAGCTGGTTCACGTCACTTACCTGCTCCTAGAATATATAGACTCAAGTACAAGATAGAGGAATGTAATGGCATTCTTGAATTGCATCTTCTCAATAGTTTCCAAGTGCTGTCATTGAAATGCACAGGGATCCACACATTTTCATAACAGACAGCTCAGAGCCAGTCGGATGGTggctctcccttcttcctttctttcaaccTGAATTTCTCATCTCCCTGGAAACTAGTCaatgttcattgttttcttctgcCACCGCATTAGCTGAACTTTCTACTCTTTCGCTTGAGCTCCTGTAGCTCCTTGCATCCTGATTCTGCCCATGTCTGTCCAGAGGGCTGCCAGGGTGCCTGTGTCATGCCCCTGGGCTGACCCAGAGGCCATTGGGAGGACAGTCAGGACAGATTCAGGGACAGCATCTCATTCCTCTCTGCCTTCTGATCACTTCAGATAGGGTCTGGCACCCAGTCAGAGTCTAATAAATGCTGATGTATCCAGCTGAAGCCTGGGCACTGCCCCAGTTTTAGTTGCGGGGAAGACGGCTGCTTGCCCACGGCCAGCCTGGGCCATCCACAGCCCTGGGGAGGCCATGTCTATGCAGGGAGCTTTTGTCTGAGGGTGGTGACAGCTGTGTTCTGCCTCAGGAGAAACTGAAGCCAAAATACTTGGAGGAACTCCCTGAAAAGCTAAAGCTCTACTCACAGTTTCTGGGGAAGCGGCCATGGTTTACAGGAGACAAGGTAAAGGAGGAGTGCAATGGGGAATgagatttgttttccttcatgTGTTACGGGGTTTTCATACCACACATTCTTGGCCTTCTGCAGATCACCTTTGTGGATTTCCTCGCCTATGATGTCCTTGACATGAGGCGTATAGTTGAGCCCGGCTGCCTGGACGCCTTCCCAAACCTGAAGGACTTCATCTCCCGCTTTGAGGTGATGCCCCCATCCTCCTTTCTCTTTGATGCCCCTTGTTCCTTTCCCTCCTTTGAGATGCTTTCCCAGTCCTGGAGCTACACAAAGAATAActtgcatttattgagtgctggcTTTATGCCAGGAACTGTGCCCAGCACACTGTACCTATTGTGTGGAATTTGAACTTTACAACATTCCTACAGGGTGACAGAATTATCTTGCctgttttagagataaggaaactgagaatgAGAGGGTCAGGCATTTGCTCCAGGCCCCAGAGCCAGTGGAGACTGTGCTGGGCTCCCTGTGAGCCTCTGGATCTATGGGTGGCAGTCAGGGCTCTCCCTTttgtgacaaaagaaaaactccTCAGGCCTCATCCAGCCTGGGTTTCACCGCCCAGACGTTTTGAAGAGGTGAGCACTCAGGAGTGCGGATGCGGCTGGCAATAGTAGGACTGACAATGCGGTATTTTGATGCTGGCGGAATGAAACCCACAGGCAAAGTATCTGCAGCGCCCCAGAAGCTTTGCATGGTCAGGACTCTGCAGCAATCCTGAGATACGGAGCTGAGGCTGAAGCTGGATTAGGGGACATACGTGGGTGCCCCTGTTGAAGGAGTGTGTGTTGACGTGCTCTGTGCTGGGGCAGTgtccttctttatctttcttcctctcttttttccctccaaTGTTCCAAGTGTTCCCCCTGAGAGATGAGTAGCACACTGATTTTACTCCTATTCACCGACCTCTCTCTGCATGAGAAGTGCAGGCACAGTGGGAGATGGCAGATGACCGCCCCATCCTGGAAATGGAGTGCAGTGAGGCCTCCTGCAGTGCAGCAGCCTGTGAGGTGGTGCCACCTGCGTACTCGGGCCCAAGGCCCGCCCTCTCACCATGGGGAACCATCCCTGACCCGTGCTGAAGTTGTTTGAGAGCAGCAAATCCTACGTTAGTACAGATCTGGGGATTCAAGGCATTAGTTCAACAGGCTTCTGAGCCTAGAATCTGTTTCCCTTTGCCACTCCCCATCAAAAAGCCTGCTTGTCTGGGGCCAGTTCCCACTGCCTGCCCCAACCAGCCCATGCTCCTGCAGAGGTGTGGAGGAGCAGTGTAAACAGCCGAGGCTTGGGGCTTTGTGCCCGCCCTGCCCTGGGCTCTTGGGTAGGAGTTCTCGGATCTCTTTGAATTCTTTAGGAAGTTACATGGTCATTGATTCCTGCAGACGAAAAAAATCTGAGTGTCATGTGTCTGGCTGTGCAGTAGACCAGAGATGTGGTGGGGgccacagggacacagggaggttTAGCTCAGGTACCAGGTGGAGAAGTTTGGACTCTGTGCTTTAAGGGGAATGATTAGAGCCTGGTCTGGCCTATCTTTTGCTGGTTCACCCTTGCCCTATCCAGTTCATCCAGGTTTTGCTAAGCCATTGGGTGAGATCTGGGCTCTCTTCTTGGCTGCACAGGTGTGTTCTGAACCCCTTTGTTCTGCTGGAGGTCCTTTCTGTGTGTGCAATCCTAGGCAAGCCAAGAACCTCCCTGTGAAAAAGGAGAATGTTTGTGCAGACAGAGAGTGACAGGATCTGGCATGGGGTTTGGCTgggtggaagaggaggagaatTTGGCAAAAACATGCTAGAACTGAAGACAGAACTAGGCTATATTCCAGCCCTGTCCCACTTACTAGCTATTTGAGTGTGAGGAAGTTGCTGAACTTCTGTTCTTCCATATGAGAAATGGTGATAATAGAACTGACCTTGGAGAGTAGTCGAGTGGATTTTCTAAGGCTGTGTTgtaatttcttttggatatagaTCACCCAGCACAGTGTAGCTCTTTTGtaaatggtagctgttattaTGCTATAACATTACTTAAAGGAAGTTAGAAGAGTTAACTTAGAAGAGCTGGAGACCCTAAGAGACTGTGTGATGCTCCAGCACTTGAGCCCACATGGAAAGGCTGTGGCCAGGGCCCTGACCTGCTGTGCCTGCAGCAAGGCTGCTCCAGCCCCACTAGACAACAGACCGGACTCTGGCCCCTTCTTCCCGCCCTCAGGGTTTGAAGAAGATCTCTGCCTACATGAAGTCCAGCCGATTCCACCGAGGTCTTTTGTTTGGAACCACAGCCACGTGGAACAGCACATAGGGCCCCGTGATGCCAGAAGATGGGAGGGAAGAGCCGACCCTTCTGCCTGTGACCCTGGAGAACAGCCCGACTCCCTGGAcccaccttctttctttctccttctttctactctcttctcttccccaagGCCTCATTGGCTTCCTTTCTTCTAACATCATCCCTCCCTGCATCAAGGCTCTTTAAAGCTTCAGCTCCCCACCGTCTTCCATCAAAGTCCCCCTCCTAACGTCTTTCTTTTCCTGCACTAACGCCAACCTGACTGCTTTTCCTGTCAGTGCTTGTCTGTTCTTTGAGAAGCCAGACTGATCTCTGAGCTCCCTAGCACTGTCCTCAAAGACCATCTGCATGCCCTGCTCCCTTTGCTAGGTCCCTACCCCAGCCCTGTGTGATGCCCAGTAAAGCCCGAACCATGCCTGCCTTGTGTTGTCTTATTCCCTGAGGCTCCCTTGACTCAGGACTGTGCTCGAATTGTGAGTGGTTTTTTGTCTTCTGTTGTCCACAGCCAGAGCTTAgtggatgggtgtgtgtgtgtgttgggggtggtgATCAGGCAGGTTCATAAGTTTCCTTGGTAATTTCTGCGCTCTAGCCACATCCCTTTGTTCCTCACTGTGGGGATTACTACAGAAAGGTGCTCTGTGCCAAGTTCCTCCCTCATTCAGCTTTCCGGTAGGCCGTCTAGAACTGGCATGGTTCAAAGAGGGGCTGGGCTGACGGGGAAGAGGGCTGAGCAGCTCCCAGGCCGACTGCCTTCTTTCACCCTGTCCTGATAGCCTTCCCTGATCTAGATCTCCTTCGTCATGACACTtctcaataaaacataatcttaCTATATTGTAATTGTGGTACTTGTTTTTCACCCAAACTCAATCAtaaatttattgaagagaaaagCCATGTCTTATTGAACTTTTTACCTCTAGTATCAGTCACGTTCCTTAAatatagtaaatgttttaaaaatgtgaaaaattgaaAGAGTTCCCTCAAGGGAAGATTCTGCCAACCTGTACAGTCATTATTGGGATTTAGAGCTCTGGATATAGTTGTCTTAACCAGAGAAGATACAGGATAACGTTCAGAAGATTTTACATGTATGTGTCTTAGAGAATGAGCCAGTAGCTCTCTGTAACTTCAGCATTTAGTAGCTGCTAGCTGTCCTTTGAATGGCTTAACCTGAGATGGGGAAGCCTGGTTTGTTGGGTCACACAGTAGCAATCTGTGTGGTCAGCAGGTGTTGTGGGTATTTTATATCAAGTCATCCGCAAAGGAGCAGGACTCATTGGATCACCATCTGATGAGCAGGTTCCTCCAACAGTGGCTGGATAGTGGAGTAAGGCCCAACCTTAAGACGTAGCTCAGAACAGGGAGATTTTGAGGAGAGTCTTGTGGGGCCGTTGTCCAGATGATCACTGCCTGCAGCTGCACtgtaaaagggagaaataggtgTAATGTTAAGGTCATTAGGAAGTAAATGACTCATttgctggacacggtggctcactcctgtaatcagtcccagcactttgggaggcccatgcTGGTAGATCGCTttagtctaggagttcaagaccagcctgggccacatggggaaaccctatctctacaaaaaaatacaaaaattagctgggcatggtggcactcacccagttaggaggctgaggtgggaggattgcttgaccccgggaagtcaaggctgcaattagccaaggttgcaccacggcactccagcctgggcaacagtaagcccttgtctcaaaaaaaaaaaaaaaaaatttgagcaaAGTTAGAATCTTATGCAACTGGTAAGAAAAATTAGGCCAAATATTTATGAATGTTTAACTTCGATACagaaggcataaaaataaaaaggaaaaagtaatagAAGTTAGGAGTTAATACTGTGATAAAAGATAAGTGGATAGtatgaaaatatgaaacaagtaaaataaacataGATCTAGAAGAGAGGTCAGCAAACACTTTTTGCAAAGGGCTGGTAGAgaacattttaggctttgctgGCCAATGGGCTCTGTCATAATGACTCAGCCTTATCGTAGTgtaaaagcagtcatagacaatacataaatgaatggttTATGTATTCCAATGGAACTTTATTTAAGAAGACAGGTgactgcaacaacaacaaaaaccaaagaacctgattcaaaagtgggcaaaggatttgaatagacatttctccagagaagatataaaaatgtccactaagcacatgaaaaaatgctccatatcactcatcattagagaaatgcaaaaccaaaCTATAACGAGATGCcgcctcacacccattaggatggtaTTCAAAAGCAGAAAATCACAAGCGCTGGTGAGAATATGGAGATATTGGTGCACTGTTTTGCACCGTCGGTGGGAATGCAAAACGGTACAGCCacagtggaaaacagtatggcagttcctcaaaaaaattaaacataaaattactatATGATGCAGCCATTCAATTTCTGAGTACACACCCAAAAGTACCGAAAGCAAGCTCTTAGAGAGAtacttgtacacccatgttcacaatAGTATTATTCACACAGCTAAAATGTGGAACTAATCCAAGTGTGCATCAACAGATGAACGAATAAATGAAATATCATGTATACATACAaaggaatagtattcagccttcacaaagaaagaaaattctgacatatgctacaacatgggtgagccttgaggacattatgcaaggtgaaataagccagtcagaaAAGGACAAAAACTGTGATCTCACTTATTTGAGAGAGTCAAAAAACATCTAAAGAGAAAGTAGAAAGCTGATTGTCAGTGGCTGAGAgaataggaaaatattattttaggtgTATAGAGTTCCAGTTTcataagatgaaaagagttatggaGCTAGATAGTGGGGATAGTTGTATAACACTATGAATACATTTAATGTCGGTGAATTGTTAACACGGTTAAGATggtaattttatgtgtattttcccacaataaaaaataataaaaccaaaacagaacaaaaaacagtAGGTGGTGGTAGTTTTCTGATTCCTGATTTAGAAGCTCAAATTAAAAGTGCATAGCTATATTAAAGGTAAGGTATTACATTTGAGATTTGAAAGGTGATTATCAAAGAAAAACACTTAATCCTTAAAAAAGAGGGAAGACGTGGTAAACAAAGAGAGTtgcaaatgaaaatgattttctaCACATTGTGGTCAaaattataaaagacaaaaacatacattttaaagtcaGAGACAGAAGTAGTATAACCTATGTACCTCACACACACTGGAGCCACCAAAAGCGCGATTATTCATCGGTGGCTAGAACCTAGCAGAAGTCCTGGACTGTGAGATTGTTCGATGCCTCATGACAGTGCTCATACACAGCGTGTTCAGTGTGTCTCCCCCTTCTATTAATAGAATAAGATCAGAAAATGAGATGCACTGGGAGAACACAGCAG
Protein-coding regions in this window:
- the LOC100997115 gene encoding glutathione S-transferase Mu 5 isoform X1, whose protein sequence is MGHAPDYDRSQWLNEKFKLGLDFPNLPYLIDGTHKITQSNAILRYIARKHNLCGETEEEKILVDILENQLMDSRMEMVRLCFDPNFEKLKPKYLEELPEKLKLYSQFLGKRPWFTGDKITFVDFLAYDVLDMRRIVEPGCLDAFPNLKDFISRFEVMPPSSFLFDAPCSFPSFEMLSQSWSYTKNNLHLLSAGFMPGTVPSTLYLLCGI
- the LOC100997115 gene encoding glutathione S-transferase Mu 5 isoform X2 gives rise to the protein MGHAPDYDRSQWLNEKFKLGLDFPNLPYLIDGTHKITQSNAILRYIARKHNLCGETEEEKILVDILENQLMDSRMEMVRLCFDPNFEKLKPKYLEELPEKLKLYSQFLGKRPWFTGDKITFVDFLAYDVLDMRRIVEPGCLDAFPNLKDFISRFEGLKKISAYMKSSRFHRGLLFGTTATWNST